The following nucleotide sequence is from Pseudomonas sessilinigenes.
AGCAAGCCGGTCAAGGCCAGCCCGGCTACCGCCAAGCCCGGCAGCAAGGCAACAGCCAAACCCAAGGCCAAGGCGCCCACCGCCGTGGTGCCACCGGGCGAGAAGCCGGTGGCCGCGAAAAAGCCGCGCGCCCCGCGCAAGCCCCCGGCCCGTTGAGACCCGACCCGGCCTGACCGGAGCCCGTGACAGGCCCCTGCCACCCCCATTTGGGCGTGGGGCATGCACCCCGCTCGATCCGCCACTGTCACTGCAGGAGCCATCATGAGCACATCCAAGCACGGCACAACGTTCACACCCCAGGGCGAGCCATCACGCATCCGCGAAGGCCTGCCCTTCCCCCTGGGTGCCACCTGGGACGGCCTGGGTGTCAACTTCGCGCTGTTCTCGGCCAACGCCACCAAGGTCGAACTGTGTGTGTTCGACGCCGCCGGCGAGGTGGAGCTCGAACGTATCGAACTCCCGGAATACACTGACGAGATCTTCCATGGCTACCTGCCCGATGCCCATCCCGGCCTGGTCTACGGCTACCGCGTGCACGGGCCCTATGATCCGCCCAATGGCCATCGCTTCAATCCCAACAAACTGCTGATCGACCCCTACGCCAAGCAATTGGTGGGGACGCTGAAATGGTCCGAGGCATTGTTCGGCTATACCATCGGCCACCCCGAGGCCGACCTGAGCTTCGATGAGCGCGACAGCGCGCCCTTCGTCCCCAAGTGCAAGGTCATCGATCCGGCCCACACCTGGGGCGACGACCAGAGGGTCAGCGTGCCCTGGGACAAGACCATCCTCTACGAGACTCACCTGCGGGGGTTCACCATGGCGCATCCGGCGGTACCAGAAGCCCTGCGCGGTACCTGTGCCGGGCTGATGGTGGACGAGGTGCTGGCGCACATCCGCAAGCTGGGGGTGTCTTCGGTGGAACTGCTGCCGGTCCACGCCTTCGTCAATGACCAGCACCTGCTGCACAAGGGCATGACCAACTACTGGGGCTACAACAGCATCGCGTTCTTTGCCCCCGACCCGCGCTACCTGGCCAGCGGCAAGATCGCCGAGTTCAAGGAAATGGTTGCGCACCTGCATGAGGCGGGCCTGGAGGTGCTGCTGGACGTGGTCTACAACCATACCGCCGAGGGCAACGAGCAAGGCCCGACACTGTCCATGCGCGGTATCGACAATGCCTCCTACTACCGCCTGATGCCCGACGACAAACGCTTCTACATCAACGATTCCGGCACCGGCAACACCCTGGACCTGAGCCACCCCTGCGTCCTGCAAATGGTCACCGACTCGCTGCGCTACTGGGCCGGCGAGATGCACGTCGATGGTTTCCGCTTTGACCTGGCGACCATTCTCGGGCGTTATCACGATGGTTTCGACGAGCGCCACAGCTTCCTCGTGGCCTGCCGCCAGGACCCGCTGCTGCGCCAGGTGAAGATGATCGCCGAGCCCTGGGACTGCGGCCCCGGGGGCTACCAGGTAGGCCGCTTCCCGCCGGGCTGGATGGAGTGGAACGATCGCTTTCGCGATACCGTGCGCGCCTTCTGGAAAGGCGATGATGGCCAGTTGGCAGACTTCGCCGCGCGCATGACGGCTTCTGGCGAAATGTTCGACCAGCGGGGCCGGCGTCCCTATGCCTCGGTCAACTTCGTCACCGCCCATGACGGTTTCACCCTGCATGACCTGGT
It contains:
- a CDS encoding DUF2934 domain-containing protein produces the protein MSTDDKRIREFAYQIWESEGKPEGQEKRHWEMARKLAEAEALAPSKPVKASPATAKPGSKATAKPKAKAPTAVVPPGEKPVAAKKPRAPRKPPAR
- the glgX gene encoding glycogen debranching protein GlgX, with translation MSTSKHGTTFTPQGEPSRIREGLPFPLGATWDGLGVNFALFSANATKVELCVFDAAGEVELERIELPEYTDEIFHGYLPDAHPGLVYGYRVHGPYDPPNGHRFNPNKLLIDPYAKQLVGTLKWSEALFGYTIGHPEADLSFDERDSAPFVPKCKVIDPAHTWGDDQRVSVPWDKTILYETHLRGFTMAHPAVPEALRGTCAGLMVDEVLAHIRKLGVSSVELLPVHAFVNDQHLLHKGMTNYWGYNSIAFFAPDPRYLASGKIAEFKEMVAHLHEAGLEVLLDVVYNHTAEGNEQGPTLSMRGIDNASYYRLMPDDKRFYINDSGTGNTLDLSHPCVLQMVTDSLRYWAGEMHVDGFRFDLATILGRYHDGFDERHSFLVACRQDPLLRQVKMIAEPWDCGPGGYQVGRFPPGWMEWNDRFRDTVRAFWKGDDGQLADFAARMTASGEMFDQRGRRPYASVNFVTAHDGFTLHDLVSYNDKHNEANDENNQDGSNNNLSWNHGTEGPTDDSQINALRLRQMRNFFATLLLAQGTPMMVAGDEFARTQHGNNNAYCQDSEIGWVNWNLDEDGKSLLKFVKRLVKLRLSYPILRRGRFLVGSYNEDIGVKDVTWLAPDGSEMTTERWQDPHGRCLGMLLDGRAQETGIRRAGADATVLLVVNAHHDIVNFRLPQVPAGEFWTCMIDTNQPAVHGQERFAFGDEYSVTGRSLLFFELKQEPQD